A genomic region of Fodinisporobacter ferrooxydans contains the following coding sequences:
- the pfkA gene encoding 6-phosphofructokinase: MQKIGVLTSGGDAPGMNAAIRAVVRKAIYHGLDVVGVKRGYSGLINGEIEAMDLGSVADIIHRGGTVLYTARCEEFKTPEGRQKALGMIRKHGITGLVVIGGDGSFRGAEKLTQMGVPTIGIPGTIDNDIPCTDYTIGFDTAVNTVIEAIDKIRDTATSHERTYVIEVMGRNAGDIAMIAGVAGGAESILIPEAPYNIQQTVEKLKRGAARGKRHSIILVAEGIGKGMEIGEQIQEMTGWETRVTVLGHIQRGGSPTAFDRTLASRMGAFAVELLLQGEGKKMVGINGNAIQAHDIETALATPRAFNSEIYDLAGILSI; this comes from the coding sequence ATGCAAAAGATTGGCGTTTTGACAAGCGGCGGAGATGCACCGGGAATGAATGCTGCGATTCGTGCAGTCGTCAGGAAAGCGATTTATCATGGATTGGATGTAGTAGGCGTCAAACGCGGCTACAGCGGTTTGATCAACGGTGAAATCGAAGCGATGGACCTCGGGTCTGTTGCCGATATTATACATCGGGGCGGAACGGTTTTATACACCGCTCGCTGCGAAGAATTTAAAACACCGGAAGGCCGGCAAAAAGCGTTGGGCATGATTCGCAAGCACGGGATTACAGGATTGGTCGTGATCGGTGGCGACGGCTCATTCCGCGGTGCCGAAAAATTGACACAGATGGGCGTTCCTACAATTGGAATTCCTGGAACGATTGACAATGACATTCCCTGTACCGATTATACCATCGGCTTTGATACGGCAGTGAATACAGTCATTGAAGCAATCGACAAGATTCGTGATACGGCTACTTCCCACGAGCGTACATATGTCATTGAAGTGATGGGGCGCAATGCGGGAGATATTGCCATGATTGCCGGAGTTGCAGGCGGGGCGGAATCGATTCTGATCCCGGAAGCTCCCTATAATATTCAACAGACGGTAGAAAAATTAAAGCGCGGCGCAGCAAGGGGCAAACGCCACAGTATCATTCTCGTGGCGGAAGGCATCGGCAAGGGTATGGAAATCGGTGAACAAATCCAGGAAATGACCGGTTGGGAAACACGTGTAACCGTTTTGGGACATATCCAGAGAGGCGGATCCCCGACGGCTTTTGACCGTACGCTGGCAAGTCGCATGGGAGCATTTGCGGTTGAATTGCTGCTGCAAGGAGAAGGCAAAAAAATGGTCGGTATCAATGGCAATGCCATACAGGCGCATGATATCGAAACAGCACTTGCCACACCGCGCGCATTCAATTCTGAGATCTATGATTTAGCTGGAATTTTATCCATTTAG
- the pyk gene encoding pyruvate kinase has translation MRRTKIVCTIGPASESVETLKKIMESGMDVARLNFSHGSYEEHSARIRNIRQAAAEVGKTVAIMLDIKGPKIRTGLVENGEVELLDGNTLILTTDEVTGTAERVSISYEGLPEDVAEGSIIRIDDGLIGLLVEKVVGNDIYCRITNGGTLKNRKGINAPGVKLRLPGVTEKDIADIRFGIEQGVDMIAASFVRKAADVLEIRKLFEEAGVELDIISKIEAQEGLDMLDEILAVSDGLMVARGDLGVEIPTEEVPLAQKLMIEKCNRVGKPVITATQMLDSMQRNPRPTRAEASDVANAIFDGTDAIMLSGETAAGRYPVEAVQTMAQIAERAERAIFTKEVQRAAREKQSGSITNAISHAVERIADELDAKAIITPTHGGHTARMISKHRPGSPIVAVTSEERVARKLCVTWGVYPIVVKPTTTTDDLLETAVDAALTSGLVKRGDLVVITAGVPVGQPGTTNLIKVHTLGDILAKGTGIGKNPASGRVLVGTDPTALKNLVQPGDILVTKSTDEAFVSIMEKCSAVITEEGGLTSHAAVVALSLGIPVIVGVDNATSLLKDEETITVDPARGLIYKGIAQVL, from the coding sequence TTGAGAAGAACAAAGATTGTCTGTACGATCGGACCGGCAAGCGAGTCGGTGGAAACGCTGAAAAAAATCATGGAAAGCGGCATGGATGTTGCCCGTTTAAATTTTAGCCACGGTTCCTATGAGGAACACAGCGCCCGGATTCGCAATATCCGCCAGGCTGCGGCCGAAGTCGGCAAGACAGTTGCGATTATGCTGGACATCAAGGGTCCAAAAATTCGCACAGGACTTGTTGAGAATGGCGAAGTCGAGTTATTGGATGGAAATACGCTCATTTTAACGACAGATGAAGTCACAGGAACGGCAGAGCGCGTATCCATCAGCTATGAAGGATTGCCTGAAGATGTCGCGGAAGGGTCGATCATCCGCATTGATGACGGATTGATCGGACTCTTGGTCGAAAAGGTTGTCGGCAATGATATTTATTGCCGCATTACAAACGGCGGAACGTTGAAAAACCGCAAAGGAATCAATGCGCCAGGAGTAAAACTGCGCTTGCCTGGCGTCACCGAGAAAGATATTGCAGACATCAGGTTCGGCATCGAGCAGGGTGTCGATATGATTGCTGCGTCTTTTGTCCGGAAAGCGGCTGACGTATTGGAAATTCGAAAGCTTTTTGAAGAAGCTGGCGTCGAGCTTGATATTATTTCCAAAATTGAAGCGCAAGAAGGACTTGATATGCTTGATGAAATTTTGGCTGTATCGGATGGACTGATGGTTGCAAGGGGTGATCTCGGTGTCGAGATCCCGACAGAAGAAGTGCCATTGGCGCAAAAGTTGATGATTGAAAAATGCAACCGCGTTGGCAAACCGGTCATTACTGCAACACAAATGCTGGATTCCATGCAGCGCAATCCGCGCCCTACACGTGCGGAGGCCAGCGACGTGGCAAACGCGATTTTCGACGGTACAGATGCGATTATGTTGTCAGGAGAAACAGCGGCAGGCAGATACCCGGTTGAAGCTGTACAGACAATGGCACAGATCGCAGAACGTGCAGAGCGCGCGATTTTTACAAAAGAAGTACAACGTGCAGCCAGAGAAAAACAGTCGGGATCGATTACAAACGCAATCAGTCATGCAGTCGAGCGGATCGCCGATGAATTGGATGCGAAAGCGATCATTACACCTACACACGGCGGACACACAGCGCGCATGATTTCCAAACACCGTCCGGGCAGTCCGATCGTTGCTGTCACATCAGAAGAACGGGTGGCACGCAAGTTGTGTGTGACTTGGGGAGTCTATCCAATCGTGGTGAAACCGACAACCACAACTGACGATTTATTGGAAACGGCAGTTGATGCGGCTTTGACTTCCGGCTTGGTAAAACGTGGAGATCTTGTCGTTATTACCGCCGGTGTTCCAGTCGGACAACCAGGTACGACAAATCTGATCAAAGTTCATACACTGGGGGACATACTGGCAAAAGGGACGGGAATCGGTAAAAACCCGGCGAGCGGCCGTGTCCTTGTCGGTACGGATCCGACTGCATTAAAGAACTTGGTGCAACCAGGGGATATATTGGTGACGAAATCGACAGATGAAGCGTTTGTTTCCATTATGGAGAAATGCAGCGCCGTTATTACGGAAGAAGGCGGTCTTACTTCACATGCGGCTGTCGTCGCACTTTCTTTGGGCATTCCGGTCATTGTAGGTGTGGACAATGCAACTTCATTGTTAAAAGATGAGGAAACGATCACTGTTGACCCGGCTCGCGGACTGATCTATAAAGGAATTGCACAAGTATTGTAA
- a CDS encoding acyl-CoA thioesterase codes for MEATTTIRVRYQETDQMGIVYHTNYIVWFEIGRTEWLRQSGATYKELENLGVLLPVTNVDCKYHASARYDDECIISTTVESFTPARMKFFYQILRKSDGKLLAEGHTEHCFLTKEGKIVRLQKAAPQIAQIIAESSM; via the coding sequence ATGGAAGCCACAACAACGATACGTGTGCGCTATCAGGAAACCGATCAAATGGGAATTGTATACCATACCAATTACATCGTTTGGTTTGAAATCGGCAGAACGGAATGGTTGCGGCAATCGGGAGCCACTTATAAGGAGTTGGAGAATTTAGGAGTATTGCTGCCCGTCACAAATGTGGACTGCAAATATCACGCAAGTGCCCGGTATGACGATGAATGTATCATCTCGACCACAGTCGAATCATTTACGCCGGCGAGAATGAAATTTTTTTATCAAATCCTTCGAAAAAGCGACGGTAAATTATTGGCGGAAGGGCATACTGAACATTGTTTTCTAACGAAAGAGGGAAAAATCGTCCGTTTGCAAAAAGCTGCGCCACAGATCGCGCAAATCATTGCAGAATCGTCAATGTGA
- the icd gene encoding NADP-dependent isocitrate dehydrogenase — MGLFDKYELPAAGEKITLQNGKLAVPDQPIIPFIEGDGTGRDIWKASVRVFDAAVEKAYGGKRKIAWYEVYAGEKAYNTFGEWLPNDTLTALREYIVSIKGPLTTPVGGGIRSLNVALRQELDLYVCLRPVRHFSGVPSPVKHPELVDMVIFRENSEDIYAGIEWAEGTPEVEKVIKFLKEEMGVKKIRFPETSGIGIKPVSKEGSDRLIRAAIEYALKHNRKSVTIVHKGNIMKFTEGAFKNWGYELAEREYGDRVFTWAQYDRIKAEQGEDAANQAQKEAVAAGKIIVKDAIADIFLQQILTRPAEFDVIATLNLNGDYASDALAAQVGGIGIAPGANINYLTGHAVFEATHGTAPKYADLDKVNPGSVILSGVMMLEHLGWQEAADMITNALTKTIDQKVVTYDFARLMEGAREVKTSEFASAMIENM; from the coding sequence ATGGGGTTGTTTGACAAGTATGAGTTACCTGCAGCCGGGGAAAAAATTACGCTGCAAAATGGAAAATTAGCCGTTCCTGACCAGCCGATTATTCCGTTTATCGAGGGTGACGGAACCGGTCGTGATATCTGGAAGGCTTCTGTACGCGTATTTGATGCCGCAGTTGAAAAGGCGTATGGCGGCAAACGCAAAATTGCCTGGTACGAAGTGTATGCGGGGGAGAAGGCGTATAATACGTTCGGCGAATGGCTGCCAAACGATACACTGACTGCTTTGCGCGAATATATCGTCAGCATCAAGGGTCCTTTGACAACACCTGTGGGCGGCGGGATCCGCTCGTTAAACGTTGCTCTCCGCCAGGAACTTGATTTGTATGTGTGCTTGCGTCCCGTGCGTCATTTTAGCGGCGTACCTTCTCCAGTCAAGCATCCTGAGCTCGTGGACATGGTGATTTTCCGCGAAAATTCGGAAGATATTTATGCAGGGATCGAGTGGGCGGAAGGTACCCCTGAAGTAGAAAAAGTCATCAAATTCCTGAAAGAAGAAATGGGCGTCAAGAAAATTCGTTTTCCGGAAACATCGGGGATCGGTATCAAACCGGTTTCCAAAGAAGGTTCCGATCGTTTGATTCGCGCTGCAATCGAATATGCGCTCAAGCACAATCGGAAAAGTGTAACGATTGTTCACAAAGGCAATATCATGAAGTTCACGGAAGGCGCGTTTAAAAATTGGGGCTATGAGTTGGCGGAACGAGAGTATGGCGACCGCGTATTCACATGGGCGCAATACGACCGCATCAAGGCGGAGCAAGGGGAAGACGCAGCGAATCAGGCACAAAAAGAAGCGGTCGCTGCCGGCAAAATTATCGTAAAAGACGCAATTGCGGATATCTTCCTGCAGCAAATTTTGACACGTCCGGCCGAATTCGATGTCATCGCAACGTTGAATCTCAACGGCGACTATGCATCCGATGCGCTTGCCGCACAAGTCGGCGGTATCGGAATTGCTCCGGGTGCAAATATTAACTACTTGACCGGACATGCCGTATTTGAAGCAACACACGGAACAGCCCCCAAATACGCAGATTTGGACAAAGTAAATCCAGGATCTGTCATTTTGTCCGGCGTCATGATGCTTGAACATCTCGGTTGGCAAGAAGCGGCCGATATGATTACAAATGCATTGACAAAAACAATTGATCAAAAAGTCGTAACATATGACTTTGCCCGTCTGATGGAAGGCGCTCGTGAAGTGAAAACATCCGAGTTTGCTTCAGCCATGATTGAAAATATGTAA